The genomic segment CGAGGGAATCGACATCGCCAATTTACAGGGGGCCGAGTCCGTCGGGTCGCTGGTCTGCTTCATCGACGGCGTGCCCTTCAAGAGCGGCTATCGGCGGTTCGGCATCAAGACGGTCGAGGGGCAGGACGACTACGCCATGATCCGCGAAGTCGTGCGGCGGCGATATCGGCTGGCCGGCGAAGGCGAGGAGATGTTCCCCGAAATCATCATGATCGACGGGGGATTGGGCCAACTCCACGCGGCGATGGAAGCCTGCGGTGAGATGTTTGTGAAGCCGCCGATGCTGGTGGCGCTGGCCAAGCGCGAGGAGGAGATTTACATCCAGGCGCGCCGTCGACCGATCAAGCTGCCCCGCAACGATCCGGCGCTGCGGCTGCTGCAACAGGTGCGCGACGAGGCGCATCGCTTCGCCCAGCATTACCATCACATTCTGCGCAGCAAACGGCAGTTTGATGAAGACATCCAGGCCGGCAAGCGCCCGCCGCGGCGGAAACCCGCTGCGCGGAGCCGCAAAAAAAAGGAACCGCTGGGCCGATCCGGTGATGGAGTGCCGGGTGCAGGCGACGCGCCGCTTCACCAGGACGACGTCCAATCTCATCCGTCGATGGAATGAGTACGCCGCGCGCGACAAAGAAGCCGACGGAGGGGGATCCGTCGGCTTCGAGGAATTAACGATTCGTGCGGTCCGATGCTCCGTGCTGCACGGTGCGAGCAGCGTTCGTCGCGGCTATGGAATTGCCAGCAGCGCGGCGATGAATTCATCCACGTCGAGCTGCAAATCACCGTTGCCCAGATCAGCGCAGAGGCATTGATCCTCGGGAATCTGTGTTCCCAGCTTGCATCGCACGAAGCCGGCGATGTCCAACGCGTTCAACACCGAATCGTTGTTGACATCGCCCTCCAGCGTGCAGCTTCCCCCCGGCGTCGTTGCCCCGTTGGGGCTGGAGAACGGCGTCTCCAGCCCGCTCCAGTTCCGCGCCCTGGCCCGGAAGGTGTAGGTCACGCCCGGCGTCAGCCCGGTCACCGTCGTGGTCGGCGAGGCCACCCAGACATTCGCCCCGCTGCCGGCCGCCGGCGTCATCTCAAAGAAAAATCCCGTGCTGATGAAGCCGATGTTGGTGAAGGTTCCGTCGGCGAAGACTTCGATCGACGTGTCGGTGATCGTTCCGAAGCTTACAGAGACAGGTGTCTCAATGTGCGTCGGGCTGTTGATCGTCGACGAGTAACCAGTCAGGTTGTTCGGCACGGCCTGATCCCGCGCTCGGACGCGGTAGTTGTAGAAGTTGTTGGGCACCAGCCCGTCGTCGATGTAAACGGTCGACGTCTGCCAGGGGCTGTCGGTCCCGCCGACGTCCGAACCGGTGGTAAAGTCGAACTGGTACTCGACCGGCGGGCTGGCCACGTCCGTCGCCGTCGTGGCCGTCATCGTGATTTCCGTGCTGCTCAACGGCGCCGGCTCGGACGCCCAGGTCAGCGGATTGGGCGTCGGCGGCGTCACGTCCGCCGTGCTTGAGACAACCGTGAACGTAAGCGTGTAAAGCTGCGTCAGGCTCGAGGTGCTTCCTTCATAGATACGTATGTAAAAATTCCCCGGCGACCCGGTCAACTGCACTTCCGAGAGCGATTCTGCCGAACCGGCCGGCTGGCTGGCGCCCGTGGCGAGCACCGTCGTTCCGTCGGTGCCGATGATCTGAACGTTCAGGTTTTGAGCCGACAGGCTGTCCGTGATGTTCCCGCTGTTGCAGCTGCCGTCGCCCGCCTGCGTGCTCGAATCGTACGAAAAGCCCTGCGGCGTGACCGTCAGCGTCGAAATCTTCGCCGCGAAGCTCGTGGTGAATCGGTAATAGTCCTGCTCACCGTCGGCATCGATCGACAGGATCGAGGTGTTGGGAATCGTCGGCGGGGGAACGGCCCCGCGGCTCACCGGCACGCCGGCCGTGACCGATCCGAGGTCCGTCGCCGTGGCTGCCGTGTTGTTCGGCTCGTCGTTGTCGCCATAAAACCGCTGCCCGGCACGCAGATCATCGTGCCGCGGGCCGTCGATGCTCGTGTTGATGATCGGCTCCATCAGGCGGCCGTTCGTGCCGCCCAGCAGCGGGCAGACGTGGGCGATGCCCAGGCCGTGCCCGTGTTCATGCATCACCACGTCGCGCAGGAAGATGTTGGAACTTCCGGAACTGTTCCAGGATTCCGCCCGGTCCAGCACCATGTCGCCGCCGCCGGACGGAAAATTATTATAGGCAAGCGTATTACTAACGCCGTCGATGACTTTCATGCCGATGCGCACGTCGCCGCGCGTCGTGCCGTTGCCCGCGCTGCCCCATGCGGCGCCGTCGTCCCAGTCCACGCCCGCCGCCGTCAGGCGCACATACGACGTGCCCGTCAGCGCCGCCCAGCGGTCAAAGCTCTGTTGAAATCGAGAAACCCAGGTGGCACGACCGCCCTGGCCTGCGAACAACGAGTCCATTCGCGCGAACAGCTCATTGGGGCCCGATCCTTCACCAATCCCGCTCGGGATCGTCACGCCGTCGGGAACAAAGCTCCAAGTCAGAACGATCGGGTCGCCCTGCGAACCCGGCCAGCGACCGACGAGGTTGTAGCGGAACTCGTCCGGGAAATTGAGCTGCTCCTGCACACGCTGAATGATCTCCAGCGGTGTTCCCTCGGCGAAACACGCCGCAACCGGCCCACCGATACGCTCCGATGGTTTCCAGTTCTTTTCGTACCAGTCGAGACTGACGCGCGTGGAAGGATACCGCCCGTCTAGGATGCCCGGCTGGGCCGCGGACTCACCGGGGGAAATCGGTAAGCGGGCCAGCACAACAACCCCGGCGATCAAAGCAAGCAGGACGATCCCTGATCGAATGGTGGACGGCATGAAACCCTCCGGTGTTCAAATGGTTTCAACGGCGCAAGGAGTTGGGGTGTCGCCAGCGCTGATTCACGGCGGGCCGCGCCCGGTACAAATGTAATGATTGCCGGAAAAACCGCGGCGCGCGGACACACCACTCCTCTTGTCAATTATAGGCCCGCGGGGAGGGGGCGGGTCAACACCTGATGGTACGAAATCAAGGCGAATCTTAAAACTCAAACAGTTTTGAGACGCTGGATTGGGTGTGAATGTTTCTTATCGCACGGGCGAACAGCGGTGCGGCCGAAACCACCTTCACTTTACGCGACAGCGGCTCAAACCGGTACTCCAGCGTATCGGTGATAATCAATTGGCGAATCGGACTGGCATCGATCACGGCTGCTGCCCCGTGCGTCATCACACCGTGGGCCACCGCGGCGTACACCGATTTGGCGCCCTCTTCGATGAGGCGCTTGGCGGTTGCCGCGAGCGTTCCGCCGGTGGTCGTGAAGTCGTCCACGATCAGTGCGTTCTTCCCGGCCACATGGCCAATAATCCGGTTTACGACGGCCTTCTCGCGATGGTCGCTGCGGGACTTCTCGGCAATGACGGTCTTGGCGCCCAGGGCGCGCGAATAGCCATTTGCCATGGCGGTCGCGCCGACATCCGGCGCGACAACGACCCAATTGCGATCCACCATCGTGCGGAAATACCCCGCGATCACCGGCAAGGCGTAGAGGTGATCCACGGGCACATGGAAAAAACCCTGTATCTGCGGGGCATGCAGGTCCATCGTCACGATGCGATCGACCCCCGCCGCCTCCAGGCAATCGGCCACAACCCGCGCCCGGATCGACACGCGCGGCTCGTCCTTCTTGTCGCCTTTGCCATATCCGAAAAACGGAATCACCGCGGTAACGGTGCGGGCGCTGGCGCGTTTCAGCGCGTCGATGTAGAACAGCAGCTCCACGAAGTGATCGTTGACCGGGTACGAGAGCGACTGCACGAAATAGACATCGCGCCCACGGACGTTCTCGCCGACGCGAACGAACGTATTGCCCTCGGAGAAATGCTTCGTAAACGTCTGCCCGGGGCGGATTCGCAACTGCTTGCCGATGGCCGCCGTGAACTGCTGACTCGCGGATCCGCCAAGTAAAAGTAACTTGAGTTTGCCTGCTGCCATGAATCCGGCTTCCTGTTGAGGTTGACTCCGTGCGGTCGCTCGGCGACGCTGGGCGCGGTATCGGATCCGATTCTACTGTGAAGCGACGCGCGCGGTGGAATCACGCGTGATCAGCGTGGCCGGCAATCGAATGCGAATCGGTTCTCGCGGGTCGGCGTCCGGGTTCCGTCGAATCTCCTCAAAAAGCAGGTCCAGGGCCGTGGCCACCATCGCTTTGATGTCGATCCCGATCGTCGTCAGGGCGGGCCGGAAATACTGCGCCAATTGGATATCGTTGCAGCCCACGATGGACAGGTCCCGGGGCACTTCCCGGCCGATGCTGGCGGCCGCGACGACCGATGCCATGGCGATTTCGTCGTTGATGCAGATGATCCCGGTGGTCTGCGGAGCGCTGGTGAGCAGCTTCTGAAGCGAGGCAGCGCACAGGTTGGCATTGGCACAGGCTTCTTGTCGGACATTGGACGCCGAAATCCCGTGCTCCTTGAACGCGCGCTCGATCCCGCGCCGCCGAAGCTCGAACCAACTCGGTTCTTCCTCGGGATGCGGCCCGCCAAGGTAACCCAGGTGGCGATGGCCGAGGCCGATGAGGTGTGACGCGGCGATGTATGAAAACCCCGCGATGTCCGGGCTGACTTCATGAAAGCGTGTCTGCTCCACGGCGCTGTGGATCAACACGGTCGGGGTGCCGGCTGTCACCGACGAGCTTTCACCGGCCGAGACACGATAAAACTCCTCCGGAGGTGCGATGACCACCGCCCCGGCGAGCTTGAAATTCCGCAGCGCCTGTCGGTAACTGCTGAACGACTGGCAACTGATCACGCCGTATTTTCGCGCTTCGATCGCCTGGGAAACCTCATCAACCAGCTTCGCGAGGTAGTGGTGGCTGGAGATGAATTCCGCGAGCATCACAATCGTGTTCAATTGCTCGCCGCGGAGGCTGCGTGCCATGAGATTCGGGACGTAGCCCATCTGTTCCGCCACGTCGCGGCAACGCCGCGCCGTTTCGGCTCCGACCAGGTGCTCCTTGCCGGACAGCGCCCGCGAGACCGTCATCGCCGAGACCCCGACCCGCCGGGCCACGTCTCGCAAGGTTACGTTCTTGATCTTCCGCTCGGCCACGATTTTTGACTCATGTCTGTTTAGAAGGGCCGGGATCGCGTCATCCGGCAACGCCGACAAACGCCAGCGCTCCGTGCATTCGTTCCCGCTCTGGTCGATCAGTTGTCCACCTTAGCATAACTGTTATATCAAGCCATTGCCAGTTTCTGTAACACCCGTATGTACCAGTTGAATAGGGTAGAGGTAACAACGCCGATAAAAACGATCGGAAATGAGGCGTCTTGGGGGGGAAGTTGCGGGAACTGCGATTGGATGCGATGGCCGGCTCGATGAGCAAGGCAAACGGAGCGGGCAATTGCGGCCAAGAGGAGTCGAACCTCCACGAGCTTTCGCTCACTAGAACCTGAATCTAGCGCGTCTGCCAATTCCGCCATGGCCGCGGATTTCGGATTCCAGTCTGGGCCGGATGACCATTTCTGGAACGGGTCGGGAAGTGTACGGGGGGGATCAGCTTCTGGCAAGTCGAGACTTTGGGAACCCTGCGATCGGTTCATTTTCTCCAAACGTCCGGCCATCGCGAGCCTATCCGAGCCGATCGGGCAGGGCCGGCGAAAATGCGCTTTCCCGACGGTCCAGACCCGCTATGATCCCATAAGACGCTGGGAATGGCATTGCCGGACAATTGCGTGTAAATTGGTATTCCCGGTGACGGTTCGACCGATATGAGTGGAGCGGAGTAGCCCCTTCATGCGTCGGCCGCCGACACCGGCGACACACCGCGACGGCGACACTCGGCGGGGCAGTGAATCAGACAGTCGCGGAAAACGACGGCGTGATAGCACCCATGAGCATTGGAACCCACGCAAACGCCGCGATGGCGACGGGGACGAGTCTGTCCCAATGGAGAGCATGATGAGCAGCACGGCGGTCTTGGAAGAACAGAAGTCAAATAAGCCCATTGAGTCGCTGGATGAAGTGGTGATTCGCTTCGCGGGCGACTCGGGCGACGGCATGCAGCTCGCGGGCACGCAGTTCACCCGCGCGACGGTGATCTTCGGGAACGACGTGAGCACGTTTCCGGATTACCCCGCCGAGATTCGCGCCCCGGCCGGTTCGCTGGCCGGCGTCTCGGGCTTTCAGGTCAACTTCAGCAGCCACGACATCCACACGCCCGGCGACATGGTCGATACGCTCGTCGCGTTCAATCCCGCCGCGCTGAAGACCAACATCAAGGACGTGAAGAGCGGCGGCATCGTCATTGCCAACGAAGACGCCTTCGGCAAGACCGATCTGAAGAAGGCGGGCTATGAGACCAATCCGCTGGAAGATGGCACGCTGTCTAAATACCGCGTGTTCAAGATCCCCATCTCCAAGCTCAACAGCACGGCCCTGGCCAACAGCGGCCTGGGCGCCAAGGAAGTCGACCGCTGCAAGAACTTTTTCGCCCTGGGCCTGATTTCCTGGCTTTACCACCGGCCGCTTGAGCCGACCGTCGAGTGGATCGAGCGATCGATGGCCAAAAAGCCGGAAATGATCGAGGCCAACAAGGCCGTCTTGAAGGCCGGCTACTATTTCGGCGAGACGTGCGAGCTGTTCCAGGTGAGCTATAAGGTCTCGAAGGCCAAGTTGGCCCCGGGCAAATACCGGCGCATCAGCGGCAACGAGGCAACCGCACTGGGTCTGATCGCCGCCGCGAACCTCGCAAGCAAGGAGCTGTTCTACGCGAGCTATCCGATCACCCCCGCGAGCGACGTGCTTCATTCGCTCGCCAAGTACAAGAATTACCACGTCAAGACCTTCCAGGCTGAAGACGAAATCGCCGCGATGACCGCCGCCATCGGCGCGTCCTTCGCGGGCGACATCGCGGTCACCGGAACCAGCGGCCCCGGACTTGCGCTCAAGGGCGAAGGCATCGGCCTCGCCGTCATGACCGAGTTGCCCGTCGTCATTGTTGACGTGCAGCGCGGCGGGCCGAGCACCGGCTTGCCGACCAAGACCGAGCAGGCCGACCTCTTCCAGGCCGTCCTGGGACGAAATGGTGAATGTCCGGTCTGCGTGCTGGCGGCTTGCGGACCGGCCGATTGTTTCGACATGGCGATCGAGGCGGTGCGCATTGCGACACGCTACATGACGCCGGTGATTTTGTTGACAGACGGCTACATCGCCAACGGCGAAGAGCCTTGGCTGCTGCCAAGCATCAAGAGCCTGCCGCGCATCGAGATTCATCACCCCGAAGCCAACGGCGACGCCGGCGCGTTCAAGCCTTACAAGCGTGATGACAAGCTGGCCCGCCCCTGGGCGATCCCTGGTACGAAGGGCCTGGAGCACCGCATCGGCGGCCTGGAAAAGCAGGACGTCACCGGAAACGTCAGCTACGATCCCGACAACCACGAACACATGATCCACACCCGCGCGAGGAAGATCGCCGGTATCGCCAACGACCTTCCCGATCAGACGGTCTACGGCCCCGCCGAGGGCGATCTGCTGGTCGTCGGGTGGGGCGGCACAGCCGGCGCGATTCGCAGCGCGGTCGAGCGTGCGCAGCAGAAGGGGCACAAGGTCGCCGGGACGCATCTGCGATACATGAACCCGTTCCCGAAGAAC from the Planctomycetia bacterium genome contains:
- a CDS encoding matrixin family metalloprotease, with the translated sequence MPSTIRSGIVLLALIAGVVVLARLPISPGESAAQPGILDGRYPSTRVSLDWYEKNWKPSERIGGPVAACFAEGTPLEIIQRVQEQLNFPDEFRYNLVGRWPGSQGDPIVLTWSFVPDGVTIPSGIGEGSGPNELFARMDSLFAGQGGRATWVSRFQQSFDRWAALTGTSYVRLTAAGVDWDDGAAWGSAGNGTTRGDVRIGMKVIDGVSNTLAYNNFPSGGGDMVLDRAESWNSSGSSNIFLRDVVMHEHGHGLGIAHVCPLLGGTNGRLMEPIINTSIDGPRHDDLRAGQRFYGDNDEPNNTAATATDLGSVTAGVPVSRGAVPPPTIPNTSILSIDADGEQDYYRFTTSFAAKISTLTVTPQGFSYDSSTQAGDGSCNSGNITDSLSAQNLNVQIIGTDGTTVLATGASQPAGSAESLSEVQLTGSPGNFYIRIYEGSTSSLTQLYTLTFTVVSSTADVTPPTPNPLTWASEPAPLSSTEITMTATTATDVASPPVEYQFDFTTGSDVGGTDSPWQTSTVYIDDGLVPNNFYNYRVRARDQAVPNNLTGYSSTINSPTHIETPVSVSFGTITDTSIEVFADGTFTNIGFISTGFFFEMTPAAGSGANVWVASPTTTVTGLTPGVTYTFRARARNWSGLETPFSSPNGATTPGGSCTLEGDVNNDSVLNALDIAGFVRCKLGTQIPEDQCLCADLGNGDLQLDVDEFIAALLAIP
- a CDS encoding ribose-phosphate diphosphokinase gives rise to the protein MAAGKLKLLLLGGSASQQFTAAIGKQLRIRPGQTFTKHFSEGNTFVRVGENVRGRDVYFVQSLSYPVNDHFVELLFYIDALKRASARTVTAVIPFFGYGKGDKKDEPRVSIRARVVADCLEAAGVDRIVTMDLHAPQIQGFFHVPVDHLYALPVIAGYFRTMVDRNWVVVAPDVGATAMANGYSRALGAKTVIAEKSRSDHREKAVVNRIIGHVAGKNALIVDDFTTTGGTLAATAKRLIEEGAKSVYAAVAHGVMTHGAAAVIDASPIRQLIITDTLEYRFEPLSRKVKVVSAAPLFARAIRNIHTQSSVSKLFEF
- a CDS encoding LacI family DNA-binding transcriptional regulator, whose amino-acid sequence is MAERKIKNVTLRDVARRVGVSAMTVSRALSGKEHLVGAETARRCRDVAEQMGYVPNLMARSLRGEQLNTIVMLAEFISSHHYLAKLVDEVSQAIEARKYGVISCQSFSSYRQALRNFKLAGAVVIAPPEEFYRVSAGESSSVTAGTPTVLIHSAVEQTRFHEVSPDIAGFSYIAASHLIGLGHRHLGYLGGPHPEEEPSWFELRRRGIERAFKEHGISASNVRQEACANANLCAASLQKLLTSAPQTTGIICINDEIAMASVVAAASIGREVPRDLSIVGCNDIQLAQYFRPALTTIGIDIKAMVATALDLLFEEIRRNPDADPREPIRIRLPATLITRDSTARVASQ
- a CDS encoding 2-oxoacid:acceptor oxidoreductase subunit alpha; its protein translation is MESMMSSTAVLEEQKSNKPIESLDEVVIRFAGDSGDGMQLAGTQFTRATVIFGNDVSTFPDYPAEIRAPAGSLAGVSGFQVNFSSHDIHTPGDMVDTLVAFNPAALKTNIKDVKSGGIVIANEDAFGKTDLKKAGYETNPLEDGTLSKYRVFKIPISKLNSTALANSGLGAKEVDRCKNFFALGLISWLYHRPLEPTVEWIERSMAKKPEMIEANKAVLKAGYYFGETCELFQVSYKVSKAKLAPGKYRRISGNEATALGLIAAANLASKELFYASYPITPASDVLHSLAKYKNYHVKTFQAEDEIAAMTAAIGASFAGDIAVTGTSGPGLALKGEGIGLAVMTELPVVIVDVQRGGPSTGLPTKTEQADLFQAVLGRNGECPVCVLAACGPADCFDMAIEAVRIATRYMTPVILLTDGYIANGEEPWLLPSIKSLPRIEIHHPEANGDAGAFKPYKRDDKLARPWAIPGTKGLEHRIGGLEKQDVTGNVSYDPDNHEHMIHTRARKIAGIANDLPDQTVYGPAEGDLLVVGWGGTAGAIRSAVERAQQKGHKVAGTHLRYMNPFPKNFGDLLKRYKKVLVCELNMGQLRYMLRATYLVDALGLNKVQGKPFRIAEIESKILDVLGSK